CTTTTAAGGATGATTCAAAAATCAACTCGGTATCTCCGGTATTTGAAACAGAAGAACAATATATCGTGGCAGTTCTTACTGGAAAGTCCGATGCGAAAGATGTTAAAGTCGATGATTTCCGGGATGAGCTTACTACAAAAGTGCGCAACCAGATCAAGGCTGAACAAATCACTGCTAAGCTGAAAGGTGCTACCGGTGACCTCGACGCGATTGCTAAGAAATATGGCGCAGGTGCATTGGTTGAGTCCGCAAATGATATTTCACTGGCAACCGGTTTCCTTACCAGTGCTGGTTTTGATCCAATTGCACTGGGAAAAGCTTTTGGCTTGAAAGCCGGTCAGAAATCTGATGTATTCACGGGTGAGAACGGTGTATTCATCGTAGAACTTCTGAATAAAACGGATGCTCCGAAAATCGCAGATTTTACACAATATAAAACGCAATTGACCCAATCACTGGAAGGCAGAATGTCTTACCTGGTGAACGAGGCCATTCGTGATAACGCAAAAATCGAAGATAACAGAGCCAAATTTTTCTGAGACATATAAAAAATAATTAGTTGCGGAGGAGCAGAATTCATTTCTGCTCCTCTTTTTGCTTCAGTACTGCAAAAAATTCAGAAAAAAGTAATAGTATTGCAGTATCAATTGTCAATCTTACACTTATAATCACAATGAGCATCTTACTCGGAGAACAGGAGTACTTTAAAGGAGTCGGGAAAATCGCTTTTGAAGGACCCGAAACAGATAACCCGTTGGCATATCGCTGGTATGATGAAAACCGCATCATCGCTGGAAAAAGCATGAAAGACCATTTGCGGTTCGCTGTTGCTTACTGGCATACCTTCTGCGGATCAGGTCTGGATCCTTTCGGCGGACCAACTCTTTTCTATCCCTGGGATAAAAAAGCGGATGCAGTTGATCGCGCAAAGGACAAAGCTGACGCAGCATTTGAACTGATCACCAAATTAGGCTTGCCATACTATTGTTTCCACGATCTGGACGTGGTCGATTATGAAGATGACGTTAAGACAAATGAAAAACGCCTGCAAACACTGACCGCATACCTTGGCCAGAAACAAAAGGAATCAGGCGTAAAATTGCTTTGGGGAACCGCTAACCTGTTTGGCCACCACCGTTATATGAACGGCGCGTCAACCAATCCGGACTTTGCAGTAGTGGCGCATGCAGGAGCCCAGGTGAAAATGGCATTGGATGCTACAATTGCTCTGGGTGGTGAAAATTACGTGTTCTGGGGAGGCCGCGAGGGATATATGACACTCCTGAATACTGACATGAAAAGAGAGCAGGAGCACTTTGCGCAAATGCTTAAAATCTCTGTTGCTTATGCGCGTGCGAATGGTTTCAAAGGCAAATTCTTTATCGAACCAAAACCTTGCGAACCTACCAAGCATCAATATGACTACGATGCGGCAACTGTGATCGGTTTCCTTCGCCAGCATGATCTGTTGAATGATTTCGCGTTAAACCTGGAAGTAAACCACGCAACGCTGGCGGGACATACATTTGAACACGAGTTACAGGTGGCAGCAGACGCCGGCATCCTGGGGTCAATCGACGCGAATCGCGGAGATTACCAGAATGGCTGGGATACCGACCAGTTCCCGAACGATCTGGCAGAATGGACAAAAGCATTGCTTGTCATCCTGAAAGCAGGTGGCTTGCAAGGCGGAGGGATCAATTTCGATGCAAAACGTCGCCGCAACTCAACTGACATGGAAGATGTATTCCACGCGCACATCGGTGGCGTCGACACGGTTGCAAGAGCGCTTGTTATAGCCGACAAAATCATCCAAAACGGAGAGTATGACAAAATCCGGACAGACAGATATGCGAGCTTTGACGGCGGAAAAGGCGCTGATTTCGAGAAGGGCGCATTGAAACTGGAAGACCTCTTCAACATCGCCGCAGCCGGCGGTGAGCCTGCAATCACTTCGGGCAGACAGGAATATCTGGAAAATCTGATCAATCGCTTTATTTAAGTAATATAAAGGTATTCATAGCATAATGGCCGGTGATAAACCGGCCATTATTTTTTTGCGCTATCAAATTAATCCTGCTGGCTTAACTCTTTGTCAATCGCAACGACGCGCTGCTGAATTTCTTTTTGCACTGTTTCAAGCCGTTTATCCTCCATAGGCTTCTGCATTTCCAGAATGTTCGCCTGCAAAAGGTCACGCTCTTTTGTGAACTTATCCTTTTTTTCTGTCAGGCGCTTTTTGGAATTATCATTTGCAGAGCTGATTTTCTCATCCAGCTTGGTTATGCGCTCCTGAATCTTAGTTTCGCGCTCTTTAAGTGAAGTCAGATATTCCTGCTGTTTTTCACTCAATTTGGCATTTGCATCAAGCAAGTCTTCTTTTGCTTCTGACATTTCCTCCTTACTGCTATCACCGGAAACCTCCTCGGTAGTTTTCTTGGCAGTTTCAAGTGCCTCTTCCTCTGCATTTGCGAGCTCTTTTCTGTCTTTGTCGGCCTGCGAGTTACAGCTCGATACCATCGAGCCAATTAAAATTGCAGCACCCGCAACCCAAACGTTCATTGTCTTTTTCATACCTGGTTGATGAATTTTTGTTTAAAAACCACCTATTGAAAAATCAATGCCAGAAGGGGCAAAAAAAAGCAAAGCTCCTGGAAAGTTTCCAGGAGCTTTTATCTAGTAATAAGTTTTGGGTTATCAAATTGCGTGCAAACAGGATATCATAATGCCTATCCGCCGAATTCTAAAAGAATCAAAATCTGCTACTTTTCATTACAAATTCTTCGCTTTCATTTGCTTTACAGCATAGTCTACCGCCCTTGCGGACAGTGCCATATAAGTAAGCGAAGGGTTTTGTGTAGAAGTGGAAGTCATGCATGCACCATCCGTCACGAATACGTTTTTACAGGTATGTAATTGATTCCATTTGTTCAGTAACGATGTTTTAGGGTCTTTACCCATGCGTACACCGCCCATTTCATGAATATCATTACCGGGGTTCCGCTTGCCATCATGTGCTTTCACATTCTTGAAACCTGCGTTAGTAAACATTTCACTTACCTGCTCCACATAATCCTTGATCATTTTTTCGTCATTATCGTCGTAATCCACAGAAATATTCAGCAGAGGAATACCCCAGGCATCTTTTTGTGTTTTGTCAAGTGCGACGTAATTACTTTCCTTCGGAATCGTTTCGCCCATCATGTGAGAACCTACACCCCAGTTACCATATCTGGTGCTTTGCAGCCCCTCTTTCAAAGACTCGCCAAGCCCGCTCCTGTCATTGGAAGTCTGGCGGTATGCAGAGAAACCTGCTGCATATCCTCTTAAAAAGTCAGTCTCCTGTTTATAAACATTTCGAAAACGCGGAATGTACCCTCCGTTCGGCCTGCGCCCGTCCGTCGTTGAATCAAGGAATCCCTCATATTCGCCTGAGACACTCGCGCGGTAGTTGTGGAAAGCTACATATTTGCCCAAAACTCCACTGTCATTTCCCAGGCCATTCGGAAAACGGCTGGATGTGGAGTTCATTAGCACGAGATTGGTATTCAATGCAGCTGCATTCACAAAAATGATATCAGCATAAAACTCCATCATCTGGTTCGTGGTCGCATCGATCACTCTTACCCCGGAAGCTTTTTGTTTTTTGTCGTCGTAGATAATTGAATGCACCACAGAATGCGGTCTCAGCGTCAGATTTCCGGTTTTCATTGCCCAGGGAATTGTGGACGAATTACTGCTGAAATATCCGCCAAAAGGACAGCCGCGTTCACAGATAGTCCTGTGCTGGCATTTGGCCCGCCCCTGATCAAGGTGAATTTGCTGCGGGTCGGTAATATGCGCTGCCCGGCCAATGATAATGTGGCGGTCTTTGTATTGTTTGGAAACCTGCTCTTTAAAGTACTTTTCGACACAGTTAAGCTCATGCGGCTTGAGAAACTCACCATCCGGCAGCGAGTCGAGTCCGTCTTTGTTACCGGTAATACCGGCAAACTTTTCAACGTGGCTATACCAGGGAGCAATGTCATCGTAACTGATTGGCCATTCAACTGCAAATTTGTCACGTGCAGGACCTTCAAAATCATATTTGCTCCAACGCTGCGTTTGTCTGGCCCACAACAGAGATTTGCCCCCAACCTGGTAGCCGCGCAACCAGTCAAAAGGCTTTTCCTGCACATAGGGATGCTCATTATCTTTTACAAAAAAATGTGCAGACGATTCCTTGAAATTATAACACCTGCTCGCAATCGGATTGGCGTCCGTAATTTCTTTCGGAAGCTTTTCGCGGTGCGGAAATTCCCAGGGCATCATATTCGTGGTTGGATAATCCTTGATATGCTGCACATCCCGGCCCCGTTCCAGAACGAGCGTTTTCAATCCCTTTTCGGTTAATTCTTTGGCCGACCAGCCGCCACTAATACCCGACCCGATCACAATCGCATCATAAGTCCGGTCTTTTTTGCTATCTATATTAAAATTTGCCATAGTAGGTTTATTAGAGGGAGAAAGGGGGGAAGGGGGGAAGGGAGGAAGGAGGAAGGATTAAATTTTTTAATTCCGCTCCTCCATCCTCCCTTTCTCCCCTTCCTCCTTATTTTTTTACCGGGACACAGCCGTGATAACGAGCGGGTACCATTTCGTAGTGGGTAATATTTGTCATCACGTATTCGGAGGTCATATATCCCTGAATCGTCAGGTTTTTGGTCAAACTGAAAAACCCTTTTTGGGTCGGGTCACTGCTTGCTTCGAACTCTTTCAGTAATTGCAAACGCTGGTCTTTGCTGCTATCGGCGAAAGATTTGCCAAACTTTTGCACACTTTGCTCGTCAAGGTTCGAAATGCCGCTGGCAAAGCCGGTCTGCGTTTTAGAATCGTAGCAATCCTTCACCATCTTTTGCACAAAATCGGAAACACCCAATTCTCCCGCGCCGGGTGTATCGGTTTTAGGTATCATCGTTTCCACGATAGCAGTCAGGTTTTTCGCCTGATCTGCGGACAGGAAGCCCGTCTGGACTACCGATTCCTTCGTCCAGCCCGAGGCCCATGCCGGCAAATTTGCCAGAGCACCCACAGCCAACGCCATGCTTTTTAAAGCTATGCGCCTTTCCATTCCTTATATATTTTGATTGTGAATATTCAAACCCGCAATGAGTCTCCCTCCTATTCTTCTAAAAAGTCTAAATCCCTGCCGTGTGTTTCAGGCACTGTTAAAATGCAGTAAATACCTATTGCAAAACAGATTACCCCTACGAGCGCGCCTGAATTGATCACTGAAAAAGACTCTTTAAAACTAGCAAATAAAGTCGTCATTAACACCACAGTTCCACGAACCATATTGGGTACGGTCGTGGCCGCCGTTGCTCTCAGGTTGGTACCGAACTGCTCTGCCCCGATGGTTACAAACATCGCCCAGTAGCCAATACCAAAACCAAGAAAACCAGCTGCCGCATAAAAATAAGCAGGCGATTTGATTCCTGCGTACAGATAGACGAGGCTTCCTACTAACGTAAAAATCATCAGGTACAATACAGCTTTCTTACGCGATTCGAGCCAGTGACTGATAAAACCACTCGCCAGATCACCAATAGAAAGTCCAACATAGCACCACATAATAGACAATCCCGGCTTGATTCCCTCCTGAATGCCCAGTGCCCGCCCGAACTCATTACTGAAAGTCGCCAGGATGCCGATCACAAACCAGGTTGGCAAGCCAATCCCTATGCATCTGAGGTACCTGAAAAGGCGGTCGCGATTTGTAAACAGGGCAAAGAAATTGCCTTTTTCAACCTGTTTCTGATCTTTGATATCTTTGAAAATCCCTGATTCGAAAACACCGATCCGAAGTAAAAGCAGCGAAATCCCCAAACCGCCACCTATGAAGTAAGCATATCGCCAATCGAAAAACTCGACCGTAAAGTAGGCTACTACCGCGCCGAGAAGACCGATACCGGCTACCAGTGACGTACCGATCGCACGCAAATGCTTGGGCAGGATCTCAGAAACCAGCGTAATACCAGCCCCCAACTCTCCTGCCAGACCCACACCGGCTATAAAACGCAAAACTTTGTATACATCTGCATCCTGCACAAAGCCACAGGCAATATTGGCAAGCGAATAAGTAATAATGGAGCCGAAGAGAACGGAAAGCCTGCCTTTTTTATCTCCCAAAACACCCCACAAAATTCCTCCTAAGAGCAATCCCGTCATTTGCCAGTTCAAAATACTGGCACCGGTGATTGAAATTTCGGCCTCGGTAAGCCCGAGCGCAACCAGACTGGGAATGCGTACAATCCCGAAAAGAAGCAAATCGTAGATATCGACAAAGTAACCGAGCGCTGCAACAATAACGGGTGCACTAAAAAGGTGGGAAGCATCTGAACGAGGTGCCTGGGTAACAGAATTCATCTAAATAATATGGGTTTCTTAGGAATATCTGCAATATTATGCAAATAGCCGGACATAAGACCGGCTATTTGTTCGATAATTTCTAAATTTTAAAGAGAAAGTTGTGTTTCAGCGAACTTTCACCCGGTAACCCGGAGAGCTTATGCTTTCTTAAATACCAGTGTTATCTTATAAGGTTCGCCATCCTCCGTTTCTGTATAGGACCATCTCATTTCGTTGCCTTTCAGTTCCAGGTCATAGTCCTCAATGTCGCTTCCGTCGATCAGTTGGATCTTGTTCCCAACTACTTTCCAGCCTGCATCCTCCTCAATAGGAGAATCTTCCATCGTACAGCCAGCCGGAACAGTTCCTGAAAGAGTACCGTTGCCTTTAAAGTTGAAAGTAGTTTGTGAAATACAATTGTTTTCTGCCATTGCTTCTAAAAAAGCCAGATAATCAGTAATTCCATTCTGTGCAGGATCTACAGTGATCGCGGATATTTTCCAGGATCCTTCCACACCATTTCCGTTGCCGCCGGGAGTAGGGTCGTCTTTGTCTTTTTTACAGGATACAGCTGCCGCCAGCAACATGACAGAGAGAAAAAGACTGGTCAATTTTTTCAAGGGTAACATTTTCATGACTAAGTTGTTTTATGTAAATAATCACGAAAATAGGCTAGCACCCTTGTGTGTGAAAATGGTTTCGAGTAAGCGGTATTGAATTTGAGTAAGCGGTAGAAATGAGATTCCTATTTGTTGCCGTGATGAAGTTTACAAGGGTATTTCAGCCTTTTGAATGTTGTCCGCTGCAAACTTCTCGACGCCGTTTACCAAAACCCTGAAACCTTTTCCTCTCCGGTATCGGTTTCCGGATTTATCGTAGATGACCGTAATCATCTTTCCGTGGTATTTCACACGATCCAGGCAAAAGTAATCCCACTCATTTTCAGGAACCAGCGGGTTAACAATCAGTATATTTCCGGGCTGCGGCCTGATGCCGATCAGCCCGGAAATCACCAGGTCACAGAAGGTGGAATGATTGTAATCTTTGCCCCGCTCCTCACCTCCTTTACCCGCAGACCAACTCCCGCTGTCCCAGCTTTTCAGGCGTGTTCTTGAAATCCAGTCTCCGGTAAAGGGATTCAAATTTTCATCTATCCAGGGAACCATGGTGCTGTCTGCGGATTTAGACTGCTGTGCCCGGCTGTAAGTACGTAATGCTTCCAGGTAATCTTCCTGAGTCACATATTTCTGCTGGTAATTATTGAGCAAATTCGCCATTGCAGTAAGCGTTACAGAAGTTGCAAAAGGCCAGCTCGGCCCGTTCCACTGGCATTCGTGCCCTTCATAACTGATCCGAAAACCGGGATGACGCCGCTCTACGCTCGTCAAACCAAAAGGCGCAGCAAATCCGCTGGTATCCCGTATCTGCTGCCACGCTACCGCATGTTTCTCACCGGGCATATTGAAGTACCAGGGTGTAAATCCGTGCAGTTCGCGTGCATCGGATTTTGTAAGATGTGCGTGTCCGCAGGGAATTACCTTAAAAAAGGCGGCTTCTTCGTCCCACAATTGTGCGAACACATTTGCCTTGATATCAGCTGCCTTTCGGGCAAACACCTCCTTAACTTCTTTGTCGCCGTTAAGCTTGGCCAGATAAGAAATTGCCTTTGCGTCGCCATACTGGTAACTATTAATGGTTGCGCGATAGCCGAGACCGTCCTTGCTCATCGCGCCTGAAACTGAAACTTCCATTCCGTCCCTGTCGTCCTTCTGCCAATAGAGCCCTGTCGAGTCCAGATGCTCTTTTTCCCAGGCAGTATAGTTTTGAATCAAATCGGGCAGCAACTCCAGCCCGACTGCATAATCGCCCTGGACTTCACAAAATCCGGTAATCGCATCGGCTGCCCAGAAGCTGTACGACCTTGGATTTCCACCTTTTTTAAACCAGAACCTGGCATAGTCGGCAAGATAGACCGGGTTATGCAGCCAGCGGCCTTCATAAAAGTGGTGACCAGCCGGACAGCTGATCGTGTTATGCTTCCCTGCCCAGG
This Dyadobacter sp. UC 10 DNA region includes the following protein-coding sequences:
- a CDS encoding MFS transporter, whose translation is MNSVTQAPRSDASHLFSAPVIVAALGYFVDIYDLLLFGIVRIPSLVALGLTEAEISITGASILNWQMTGLLLGGILWGVLGDKKGRLSVLFGSIITYSLANIACGFVQDADVYKVLRFIAGVGLAGELGAGITLVSEILPKHLRAIGTSLVAGIGLLGAVVAYFTVEFFDWRYAYFIGGGLGISLLLLRIGVFESGIFKDIKDQKQVEKGNFFALFTNRDRLFRYLRCIGIGLPTWFVIGILATFSNEFGRALGIQEGIKPGLSIMWCYVGLSIGDLASGFISHWLESRKKAVLYLMIFTLVGSLVYLYAGIKSPAYFYAAAGFLGFGIGYWAMFVTIGAEQFGTNLRATAATTVPNMVRGTVVLMTTLFASFKESFSVINSGALVGVICFAIGIYCILTVPETHGRDLDFLEE
- the xylA gene encoding xylose isomerase encodes the protein MSILLGEQEYFKGVGKIAFEGPETDNPLAYRWYDENRIIAGKSMKDHLRFAVAYWHTFCGSGLDPFGGPTLFYPWDKKADAVDRAKDKADAAFELITKLGLPYYCFHDLDVVDYEDDVKTNEKRLQTLTAYLGQKQKESGVKLLWGTANLFGHHRYMNGASTNPDFAVVAHAGAQVKMALDATIALGGENYVFWGGREGYMTLLNTDMKREQEHFAQMLKISVAYARANGFKGKFFIEPKPCEPTKHQYDYDAATVIGFLRQHDLLNDFALNLEVNHATLAGHTFEHELQVAADAGILGSIDANRGDYQNGWDTDQFPNDLAEWTKALLVILKAGGLQGGGINFDAKRRRNSTDMEDVFHAHIGGVDTVARALVIADKIIQNGEYDKIRTDRYASFDGGKGADFEKGALKLEDLFNIAAAGGEPAITSGRQEYLENLINRFI
- a CDS encoding GMC oxidoreductase: MANFNIDSKKDRTYDAIVIGSGISGGWSAKELTEKGLKTLVLERGRDVQHIKDYPTTNMMPWEFPHREKLPKEITDANPIASRCYNFKESSAHFFVKDNEHPYVQEKPFDWLRGYQVGGKSLLWARQTQRWSKYDFEGPARDKFAVEWPISYDDIAPWYSHVEKFAGITGNKDGLDSLPDGEFLKPHELNCVEKYFKEQVSKQYKDRHIIIGRAAHITDPQQIHLDQGRAKCQHRTICERGCPFGGYFSSNSSTIPWAMKTGNLTLRPHSVVHSIIYDDKKQKASGVRVIDATTNQMMEFYADIIFVNAAALNTNLVLMNSTSSRFPNGLGNDSGVLGKYVAFHNYRASVSGEYEGFLDSTTDGRRPNGGYIPRFRNVYKQETDFLRGYAAGFSAYRQTSNDRSGLGESLKEGLQSTRYGNWGVGSHMMGETIPKESNYVALDKTQKDAWGIPLLNISVDYDDNDEKMIKDYVEQVSEMFTNAGFKNVKAHDGKRNPGNDIHEMGGVRMGKDPKTSLLNKWNQLHTCKNVFVTDGACMTSTSTQNPSLTYMALSARAVDYAVKQMKAKNL
- a CDS encoding gluconate 2-dehydrogenase subunit 3 family protein; this translates as MERRIALKSMALAVGALANLPAWASGWTKESVVQTGFLSADQAKNLTAIVETMIPKTDTPGAGELGVSDFVQKMVKDCYDSKTQTGFASGISNLDEQSVQKFGKSFADSSKDQRLQLLKEFEASSDPTQKGFFSLTKNLTIQGYMTSEYVMTNITHYEMVPARYHGCVPVKK
- a CDS encoding MGH1-like glycoside hydrolase domain-containing protein: MKYIVVFLICISPFFVAAQKDVLRKEHFEHYVNEFNRNDRELYQQKYPNSEAWAFMEANIPFFECPDKQLEKTYYFRWWTYRKHIRETPEGYVITEFLPNVPWAGKHNTISCPAGHHFYEGRWLHNPVYLADYARFWFKKGGNPRSYSFWAADAITGFCEVQGDYAVGLELLPDLIQNYTAWEKEHLDSTGLYWQKDDRDGMEVSVSGAMSKDGLGYRATINSYQYGDAKAISYLAKLNGDKEVKEVFARKAADIKANVFAQLWDEEAAFFKVIPCGHAHLTKSDARELHGFTPWYFNMPGEKHAVAWQQIRDTSGFAAPFGLTSVERRHPGFRISYEGHECQWNGPSWPFATSVTLTAMANLLNNYQQKYVTQEDYLEALRTYSRAQQSKSADSTMVPWIDENLNPFTGDWISRTRLKSWDSGSWSAGKGGEERGKDYNHSTFCDLVISGLIGIRPQPGNILIVNPLVPENEWDYFCLDRVKYHGKMITVIYDKSGNRYRRGKGFRVLVNGVEKFAADNIQKAEIPL
- a CDS encoding lipocalin-like domain-containing protein → MKMLPLKKLTSLFLSVMLLAAAVSCKKDKDDPTPGGNGNGVEGSWKISAITVDPAQNGITDYLAFLEAMAENNCISQTTFNFKGNGTLSGTVPAGCTMEDSPIEEDAGWKVVGNKIQLIDGSDIEDYDLELKGNEMRWSYTETEDGEPYKITLVFKKA